Genomic segment of Candidatus Flexicrinis affinis:
CGACGTGGCGCGTCTTGCCACGCAGCGCCACCCGTCCGTACTCACCCGACTCGATCACGGCACCGTCGGCCACACCGGCTGCCAGCACGAGGGCCAGATGTCCCGGGCGCGGCGCGACCACCGGCTCGATCTGCGCAGGCGGTGGAGGCGGTTCGAGCAAGGCCTGAAACCCGCTGGTGCGCCACGCCCCTTGCTCTTCGATCAGGCGCAGCCCGGACGCCTCGTCCAGCATGTCGGCGGCGAACACGAACCGCTGGATGACAGGCGGCTTGGGCAGCGCGTAGACCGGCTCCGGCTGGACCGTCAGGACACGCGGTTCGTCCCGCGCGCGCAGGATCTGCTCGAACAGCGCGGCGGAGTCGGCCGGTTCGCCTTTCACGGCGCAAACGACGATCTGTTCATACTGTCCGAGATGCTTGCCTGGCAGCCCCCAGACATCGATGCGGCTGCTGTGTTTGGCGAGGAATGCCGCCGCTTCGCGGGTGACGTGCTGCCGGTAGACGCACCACATCGCCAGACCGCCGTCCTGCACCCATTTCCAGGCGTGGCGTAAGTAACGGAACTCGACGCGCTTGCTGCCGGAGGCTGCGGCATCGTGGTCGTACGGCGGGTTGAGCCACGCGGCACCGAACGCGTTGTTCGACGCGACCAGCCGCTCGACATCGCAGCGCACCGCTTGTGTCAAGCCGAAGCGGGCGATGCAGGCGGCTGCCCGCTCGCCGTCGAGTTCGTTGGCGTAAGGCGTCAGCTTCCACGCCTTGGCCGCGGCTTCTAGAAACGCGCCTTCCCCGGCGAACGGATCCAGCAGCCGGACGCCTGGATGTGCCGGTGCCACCAACGAAAGGAGCGCCGGATAGTGGCGCTCCTCGATGGGCAGATAGCCCATGATCATTTTGCTTTCTGCACGTGCCATGCGGGTTGTCTCCTCTCTCACGTTGTTTGTTTGGGCAGCTCAATGACGCCGTGCTCGAGCCCGCCGGTGATCAGGCGCGTCCATGCATCGACGTCCAGATCGACGGTGAGCAGGTCGATCTCGCCGGCCGCGCGGGTCTTGCGCACCAGCGTGGCCCGCTGTCCTGCGTCGTACAGATACGCCGACCACGCCTCGAACACCGGGACGTTGACGAGCTGCGTCACGTGATGCGCCAGCTTGGCGGCTGCCTGAGCGTCGCTGGTGCGGAAGATGAACGTCGTCGCCTTGCCGCCGTAGTTCGGCGCAACCGCCCACGCGTGCACAAGGATCAGCGAGGCGAACCGCGCTTCCGGCAGGTAGTGCAGGTAGGCGTGAAACATGCCGGTATTCCCTTCGCCGGCAGTCAGCTCGACGCTCGGTGCATCGGGCGGCACGACGGTGACGTGCTCGCCTTTGCTTAGCTTCGCACGGATCGCTTCGACGGCCATGCGCGGCCCGGCCAGATTGATGTAGACCGCGATGCCGTCATGGATCGCAAAGCCGTAGCAGAAGACCTGCCCGGTGATGCTGCCGGTGATCTCGCCGCAGAACGCCTGGTCGATCCGCGCCAGACGACCCGTGGACACGCTTGGGGCGGAGTGCGTTATTGGCGGCTCCTGCTTCACCGCGCGGATCGCGTGCTGCACGGCGTCCATCACGCCGTCTGTTGGAGGCGATGCCGGCTTGCTGACGCGAATCAGCGGTCGTTCCGGCGATTCCTCAGATGTGATGTCGGGCGTCGGCTCGACAGCGGGTGCCGCTGTCCGCAGCGCGTCGTCTTCGGCCAGCACAGCCAGAATCTGCCGCTCCAGTGCCGGTGGCAGGACCGGCTCAGGCGACGGGGCATCCGGTTCGCCGACCAGCGCCTGGATCGCTGCCGGCAGCGTCTCGCCGATCCAGTACCATGCGCGCCGCCTGCTGCTAAACCGTGCGCCGTGGCGCTTGAGCAGATCGCGATGCGGATAAGTGTCGCCGGTCAGCCACCACCAACATTTGCCGCCGGCTTCCCGCTGACTGCGTTCCGCGATGATGGGCCGTGCTGACTCAGACATGGCTGTTCCTCCACGGACTGAAGTCCTTCAGGTGCGCATCCTTGCCGCGCTGGATCGCGTACTCGTAGCCGGCCAGCGTGCCGGGGCTGTGGCCGTTCCAGATGAAGAGCGCGTGCTGGGACATATCGACCAGCCAGCGGTCGCGCACGGTGTAGCCGCCCAGCGGTAGTCCGCCGGCGCCGCGATACAGCTCGCGCGCCACTTTGATGTACTGGCCGTGCTTGCAGCCGTGGTTACGTGGAAACGGGGCGGTTCCCGCCACGATGACCGGCGCCTTCAGTCGGCGGCATTCGCGCACCACCGCCAGATCGACGCCTTTCGGGCTATCACCGACCAGGACTGTCCAGCCGAGCCGGTGCGCGCGCTGTACCGCTTTCCGTGCGTAGGCCAGCATGTCCGGACTGGCGTCGCGGCTGCCGGCGATCAGGACGTGCGTGATCGTGCGAATTCGCATCGGTCACCTCCATTCAGGGTGTGATGTGTGAGAAACGAAAACGCGCCGCCTTCGGATCCGAAGACCCGAAGACGACGCGGAGTAAGTCCGTTCTGTGCGCCCATCCCCGTAGAGTTCTGCCTGGGTGCGTCCCGAGTCAGGCACGAACCTGCTCAAGACGTTGGCCGTTCCAGTCGATGGTCGATTGCGACCATCGCACCCACGACGGTGTACGGGATCCGGACCGGAGTGTCCGGGGGCGTTTGGCACAGTCAGGACAGAGCGGTCACCTGTAGGAGGGCGTCGACGCGCATCGGCGTCGGGCAGGGTTTACAGCGCGCCCTTTCGAGCTAACGCGGCCATCACACGGCGCATCCGTGTGACCGGTGTCCCACTGTGCATATGTGAAGGTGCAACAACGCCCCACCCCCAGCACGCCGGGGCAGCCCCGACGGCGACCCGAAGGGCGACCGGTGCGCGGCTGAGCGCAGCGGCACCAGCCCGCGCCGCGCGCCGAGTCGAAGCCGCCCGCGGCTTTCGCCGGTGGGGTGGCGTGCTACATTGCGTGGCGCGTTGCACCGGAGATGCACAGGACGGGACGGGTATATGGAAGGGGCTGGGGGAACGGGCAAGAGGCGCGGCCGTGAGGAGAAAGATCACGGCAACGTTTCTCGGTTGGGAACCTAACAGCGTTCGTTCTCGAACAGTTCGAATACGGTGAGGGTGGACTACCAGTGTTTCAGTACCCTCTGCGGGTTTTGATCTCTGGAAACCGGGTGCGGGCGGCTCGTTATGCTGCTCGGACTTGTTTCAGTACCCTCTGCGGGTTTTGATCTCTGGGAACCATAGTAGCCGCGCCGCATGGCTTCACGTATTGCCGTTTCAGTACCTTCTGCGGGTTTTGATCTCTGGGAACAGACGTTGGACGGCCGAGTACAAGTGCATTGTCGCGTTTCAGTACCCTCTGCGGGTTTTGATCTCTGGGAACTCGCGGCGTCATCAATCCAAGCGGAACCGTCAAGTCTTTCAGTACCCTCTGCGGGTTTTGATCTCTGGGAACCGGTGCGCGAATGGCGACAGGTTACGACGTTTTGCTTTCAGTACCCTCTGCGGGTTTTGATCTCTGGGAACCCGGGTGGCACGGTCAAGTACGTTGGTCATTCCAGCCTTTCAGTACCCTCTGCGGGTTTTGATCTCTGGGAACGCCGGTATCCGCGTGAGCATCGGCGGCTTCAGCGTGTTTCAGTACCCTCTGCGGGTTTTGATCTCTGGGAACTTACATGGATAACAGCTATGGCGTACTGAGCAACGGTTTCAGTACCCTCTGCGGGTTTTGATCTCTGGGAACCCGACGCGCTGGACGTCGACGTGTCCGTGCTGCTCTTTCAGTACCCTCTTCTGCGGGTTTTGATCTCTGGGAACGCGTGACCCACTGGCAAAACCGCATTATTGGTGAGCTTTCAGTACCCTCTGCGGGTTTTGATCTCTGGGAACGACAAGCCCACCTGCCGCGAGGCCAGCGACGCGACCTTTCAGTACCCTCTGCGGGTTTTGATCTCTGGGAACCATACTGCGCGCGCCCCGTCATCAGTTCCTTAAACCTTTCAGTACCCTCTGCGGGTTTTGATCTCTGGGAACTCGCGTCCTGACGGAGATGGGGCATCTATTTCTACTTTCAGTACCCTCTGCGGGTTTTGATCTCTGGGAACTCGAGACGGCGGCGTTTGCGGCAGTCAGTGAACCACTTTCAGTACCCTCTGCGGGTTTTGATCTCTGGGAACCCGGTATCTCTGTGCCGTGCAACGCAACGCACACCCTTTCAGTACCCTCTGCGGGTTTTGATCTCTGGGAACCCGCGCCTTGCGCAGGAAGTCCCACGTCCAACCGACTTTCAGTACCCTCTGCGGGTTTTGATCTCTGGGAACCCTTGCGCTGCGGCCAGACCACCGCGCCGGTTCGCCTTTCAGTACCCTCTGCGGGTTTTGATCTCTGGGAAGTGCGGACAGACGTTCCGCGTCAATCGGTATGCGCTTTCAGTACCCTCTGCGGGTTTTGATCTCTGGGAACCTTGCGCAGATCGTGACGCGCGTACCGGCAAGCTGCTTTCAGTACCCTCTGCGGGTTTTGATCTCTGGGAACGCGTGTGGGCACGGATCGCGCCGCAGACGGTCAAGTTTCAGTACCCTCTGCGGGTTTTGATCTCTGGGAACACGTCGCCAGCACGGCGACGACCGAGGCATATGCCCTTTCAGTACCCTCTGCGGGTTTTGATCTCTGGGAACATCGTCGAGAAATCGCGCGGCATGGATCTGGCGCACTTTCAGTACCCTCTGCGGGTTTTGATCTCTGGGAACCCAGCACGCCTGACAACACTGGCTGGAGTGATTTGACCTGCGCTCTTCGTTTCGGGCCTCAAAACGGCTTGTGCGCGTTCGTCAACGACGTCGATCCGTGTGAATTCCATGACTTATTGTACTCCATTTCGCAACTCTCCTACCGCAGTCATCCCGCGGACAAGTTGCGATTCACTGCTATACATCATTGCAGAAGCGTCGGAACTCGCAATCAAGGCAACGCTGGCGCCACTCTGTTGGCCCAGGCATCCGTTCTGACTGCTGAATGACTGTCATTTCGTTCACTGCCGACTCCACTTTGCACCGGAGTTGCGAACTAATGCGAATTTCGACGGCTTTTCTGACCTTCGTCAAATATACGAAACCACGCTTTGCGGGTACCAGGTACGACTCTTCGGCCAATATGGCATATGCGGCCAACTGTACTTCGAAGTGTTTTCCGTAGCGACTGGCGATCTTGTAGTCCACGATGATCAGTTCATGTGGTGCGATAACCAGTTGATCCAATCTTCCAGTCAGGTTCAATCGACTGGAAGCCACATCAACATCGAACAATACCTCTCCGCTGTCGATTCCATACATCGCCATCGTACGTCGCGCCGCCCGCCTCCGCTCGTCGCTGTGCCGCTCAATGCTGATGCTCATCTTGCGCGTCACCGGGCGAACGTCCGGTAGGCACAGGTGGAAGTACGAAATTCGCTGACAGTAGATGTGTTGTTTGAGATCCGTCACGGTGAACGGTTGAGCAACCTCCAGGCTAATCATAGTCGCCTCCGATAACAATGCGATTCTTCCATTCCTGCTGCCCTACAGAGATCAACTGGACGCGACCTTTCCCGCTATCCAGAATTTTCTCAATCCGCATCATCAACTCTTGTTGATGATTACGACTCAGCTGGCCGATGAAGGCGCTGAACTGTACGCGGTCCAGCCCATAGTCAAGGCATGCGTCGGCGATTCTGGTACGAGCCTTGTCGTCTTCAATGTCGTACATAACAAGCGTAGGGTTCATAGCCATGAGCGTTCACCAGCTGATCCGGAATGGTGTGTATTGATCACGCTCCCCGCGTACGAAACTGGCAAGCTCGCGGGCCTGCATCTGGATAACCACACGCAGCTCAAACCGCCTTCCCTGATGACGTACTTCGGCCTCAAGGTGTTCCAGAACCTTTTCCGCGAGGCGCTTGCGGGTTTCGACGTCCAGAAGACCCTGTTCATCTTGCCCGACTCTGAAGCCTCTGTTGATCAGACCAAACACCAGCCGATCCACCGCAACCTGTCTGAATTCCTCTATCAGGTCGAGAACAAGGCTCGGCTTGCCTGACCGGTCAGCATGTAGAAACCCGGCATAGGGATCGAGGCCGGCCAGCACGACGGCTTGGGCAATCTGGCCATAGAGGATGCCATATCCATAATTCAACAGGCTGTTGATAGGATCGCGGGCTCCACGCGTTTTGCGGCCTTGCCAGCCGTAGCTCTCCGGGAACAATACACCGACTGCCTGCCAATAGCGGCGTGCCGCAGAGCCTTCAGCGCCCATCAGCGCGGCACGAATGTCATCTAGTTCGCCGCGCCGGAGCTGCTCGATCGTAGCCACATGATCCTGAACCTCGTCAGCGGCGGATCGAAGTGCATCAAACACTTCCGGTTCGGTATCCGACCGGTTCTTCGCGACATACTTGAGGGTAGTGGCTTGGTTGGAGATCTTGCCCTCGGCGACCGCGCAGGCAAAATGCACGCCCCGTGGTGAGGTATATGCATCAAGCTGTGCTCGCCGGGTGAGCGCGGTGCCGTTCAATCCATTGGACATAACCGAGGCGTAGACATAGCCGGTCGGGTCAACGAAGTGGATTGGAATGCCGCGCTCGCAGCAGGCTTCAACAGCGTCAGCAGAAATGCTGACTCCCCGACCTGATATGAGTATGGACTGCAAGTGAAGGAGGGGGGCCTGTTCCAGTACCCCGTCCTTGTTGGTCACCTTTAGACGCTCGGAGTACTTGCCGATATGACACCCGAACGTCTCGACAATGAGGTTGTTGACAATCATGGAAGGTATCCTCATCCTGGGCGACTACCGCCCTACACCTTCCACAATAACGGCTAGTTGGAATCTACTGTTCCAACGTGACGATTTCGTACCAGCCGTTCCCCTTCACAACGTTCTTTCCGACGTGAAGTGCGCTTCCCCATATCAGCCAATAGAGCAGTTCAGAAAGGTCGCCATTATATTGCACCTCGCCGATGACGCCGCTGATCGGCTTCAGCCCTTGAGCGCGGCGTGAGCCACTCATGACATGCACCCACCGGGTGCTGTCTTTCGTTATAGAAATCGATCGGGCAACGTCCTGCAAATGCAGATGCAGGGATCGCCACTGCGAATGCTCGCGAGGTTCCGGCGTATAGTGCAATTCCAAGAGCTGAGCACGTTCTGCTAACCGCGCCAGCAGGATGTGGGCGTATGGGATGCGCGCGGGTCGCTGCTGCTCGGTCAGTTCACAGGGAGTAAGCCACTTCAACGTGATGCGATCTTTCGGCAAGGTTTGGACTGTTGCGGCGATCTGTTCGTGGGTGATGGGTACGCCAGGAAGACCACGTAACCGACCGTCACTAAAGATGTCCTGCTGCTGCCCCGTCAACGGGTTACATGCCAGCGCACGCCGCAACACGTATTGTCCGCGCCCGTAGCCAACGCCAATCTGTCCGATCTTATAGATCGCTTGGCACACATACGGGAATAGCTGTTCAGCATCGCCATACAGGTTGACGCCGAAGCGTAGAGTTTCACCAGTGACAAGTCTAAGGCGCAGGTGATCGTCGAAGTCCAACGGCGGACGAATGGCAAATGGTCGCGGCGGGTTGGCGCCGCGGGGACTAGTTTGCGATTCCATCATGATGAGCCGACACAGCGGACAGTACAGGCTGTGTTCGGGCGTGCCTGCCAGCTTATCGTCGCAGAACACGACGTCGCGGAGCGCCTCCCATAGCGCTCCGCGAAGCTGCGCGCCCACCTGTGGACCAAACTCGATCGGTGTCTGAACTTCGGCCTCAAATACCAGTTGGTGCATAGTTAGGGGCAGGTGCGTGATCGTCATTCGTCATGCCGCCGGTAGTGTGTATAACTGCGACTGCTGCCAACGCGGCGGTAGGGAAGCGCGACATGCTTCAGGACACGCTCCTTACCCAACGTGATACGGTCCGTCGTGTAGATATTCACCTTGCCGAAACCAACTCTTTCGTCGGTGTCGTCGAGCTGAGTCAAAACGCTGTCCATCGCCATGCCGGTCAAGTCGCCGGTTATGGGCAGATAGCCATCCGGCAGCGTGTCGCCTGACTCTGGCCAATCCTGTATCTGGATGAACCCGCCGCGCTTGCCTAGATAGTTGATGTTGACCATCCAGCGGGCGATGCGCTCAGCCTCGTCTGCCGTACTGGTTTCGACCGCCAGCCCAATCGTACCAGCGAAGTATGCATACTCGCGGTAGGCGATGGTCTTTCCGAAGAAGCCCGCGTGTTGTTCGCCTAGCGCAGCTTCATTGCGCCGTTGACGTAACACCTTTGCAAACGTGTTGTTGACCACAACCTCATCCGGCGGACGGATAGCGACTATCGCCTGCGCTAACACCGGCCAGAAGGCTTCTGCTGAGTCTGCCCCGTCCAGGCGACAGGTGATATCGAGCAGCGCCATCTTGATACTGTATGGCGTCGGGACGAGTAGCGTCTTGCCGCCCGACGACGTCGCCCCCGCCGGCTTGAGCGTGAAGAGCGCCGTAGCTTCGTACTCTGCGTATACCCACATTGTGGTTGCTCCGTGGGCTAGGCGTACTGGTGGGCGTAGGGCATCCACCGCATCAGGTCGGTGAGGATGTTTCCGAAGCCGGTCAGGTCATCAAACTCTGCCACGCCGACCGAGCCATCCTCCACCCGGTTGAGTACCCCGGCCAGACTGGCGACTTGCGCCCGGAACTCATCCTTGAGCGCGCTGACAGTCGGGGCAGGGACTGGGGCGGTGCTATAGCTGACCACACCCTCGAAGTTGACCAAATGCGGAGCCTGGGTGGTGCGCATCGCGCCGTTCGGCTCAAGGAAGGTAAACAGCACGCTCTCCAACAGTGCCTTGGCCCGCCGAGCGCGCTGATCGAAGTCGATTGCGTAAGTCTGGGTGATGTCGTTGAAGCCGATACGGGCGAGGTCGATGTGGCAGACGGCGGCGTAGATGCCCGACGAGGCCGGGCGATGGAAGATGGCCTGGCCGAGGTTTGAGCCGGTGCTTTCCGTCGAATCGCGATCGGCCTGTCGCTTACTCTCACTGCGCTCATTGGCGTACTTGACGTGGAAGTAGCTATCGGTCGTGACTACCTCGGGCACGCCGACCACCCAACCGAATTCGACCATGCTCTTACGAGGCACGCTGCGCTTTCCCTCGGTGATGAGGATACCGGCCATGTCGTCCACAGCGCACGTCCGCAGAAGTTCCGAGAGTAGGTCCGCGTCGCTGAGGTCAGCAGTGCGATCGAGGAAGTCTTTATCCGCATTGATCCGGTTGGCGTTGAACTCACGGCAGCCCGCGCAGATGGGCAGGCCAACGCCCAGCACCCTTCGGATGAGGTGATTGGACTGGATGTGTTTGTACATATCGCCGCTGATGGCGTTGACGTTCTGGAGGCGTCCGCCTTGATCGACGATGTTGACCATGCGGGTCTGAATCTGGTTGCCCTCGCCGCCTTCGTTGTTCAGGCTGTGCATATCGAGGGTGGCGCGGGCGCTGATGGAAATGCTGTACAGGCTATCAGACATGGTTGTGTTACTCCTTTGGCATGATAAACGAGCAATCTGACGGGTAAACGGGTCTGGCTATTCGCTGTCGTCTGCCTCGCCGGCGTCCTTGCGCGGCGTGCGGGCATAACCATAAGCGATCAGAAGATTGGCGACGGTCTCTGAGCCGAAACGGTCGATGAGCGCCACCACCGACTCGATGTCGCTTGTCTGGATGCTGCGGCGATAGGGCGGGCGCTGCATCTTGGTGACCTCCATCACCTGTGCGTTTTCGGCGTTGAACTTGAACATGAATTCGGACAGCGCGGCGATGAAGTCGTCCTTGTAGCGTGACTTACGGGCCAAGTCCTGGCCGAGGCCGTAGCGGACGTCGTACTTGCGATTGCCCTGCGATTTCTGGAACTGGGCGGTGACGGTGCTGGCGCGAATGGCATAGGCGATATTGCGAAAGCCTTCGTCCTCCAAGATCTCGGCATAGCGGGGTTCGGTCATGGTGATGATCCTTTCGAGGATGTCCTCTTGTATGGCGTAAACGTATTTATTGCGTTCGCGCATCCCTATGTAGTAAGCAGGGAAGGCGCGGGTGAACCGGAACAGCGCGTCGAGCGTGTCGGCTGACACAAAGTCGCGAAGCGCCTGAAGCATTGCAATCGCGTCACTGTGTGTTTCGTCGAACTGGTTGACTAGCATCACGAGTTCCTGGACCATGGCGGTGTACAGTGCGATATCGCTTGGCTCGCCGATTTCGATCCAGCCGGGCAATCCAATGAACGCAAGGTTCATCGTCGCTACAGCATTGCCCAGGTCTTTGTAGAAGGCGGCGTACAGACCGGCTACCAAACGCTTCTTCAACCGTCCCCGCTCACCGAGTGTGAATCGACGGACTGGCTCATCAAAATAGGTCAGAAGTGCCTCGGTATAGCGCAAGGCCGCCAGCGTATCTCCTTTGATCGACGTCAGGCTCACGCGCATTGAGTTGGCGAAATTGCTGAAGATTTCGCGGTGTTCAGTGTAGGTCAACTCACGCGGGGCGATCACGTAGGTTTTGCGGTCTTTGACACCCTGAACCAATCGGGTCTGTGCCGCCTCGTAGAAACCGACGATCTTCAGCCACTCCAGCAACCAGAAGTTATCGAGGTTGCCGACACTCAGGCCGTTGGACTTGGCTTTGTTCTGGCCTTTGCCCTGATCGGGGTTATAGAGCTGCTGGCCGGTAGAATGTGGCTTGATGCCCCAGCCGTTGGCCTTGTCGAGGGCCTTCCAGCCGTCTACCGCCCCGTCGAGGTCGTTGGGGGAAGTCGAGAATAACTGAAATAACAGGTTCAGGATGTCGGGCTGTGCGTCCCGCGCTACCCACCAATCGTTGAGGATGCCGTTATAGCCGGGCAGCGAAGCCGGGTTAATGGCGCGGAAGATGTCCCAGTGGCGGTGCGGTTCGGACACTGACGCATCCGCCGCCTGTGCCTTGGCTTTAGCACTGAAGTAGGCCGAGACGCGCTCCTTTTCAAGTTCGTAGTCGACCTTGTTCAAGACGCCCGCCGGGATGCTGTCACGGTTCTTGATCGTCTCGATCATCGGCATACTTCCCGGCCACAGCGGGTTATGACGCAGAGAGTCCAGCGTCTCCGGTTGGATCGGGGCGCAGGTGATGGTGAAGTATGCGCCGTCATCACGCAGGTGGATGTCGTGGCTGGTTTCCTGCTTCTCGTGCAGTTCCGCCAGCACGCGCATCCAGCCGAAGGCGGCCAGCGTGTCGGCAAATGTGCCGCTGCTCTTGTCGATGTAGAACGTAGCTTTATCAGGCATAGAGAGCATTCCTTATTGTTTTCCGGGTTCTATGGCATCTTGACGTTCAGCCCCTAATCGTGCCTAGTCTCGTACCCTCCTGGTCAGCGAG
This window contains:
- the cas1 gene encoding CRISPR-associated endonuclease Cas1; amino-acid sequence: MIVNNLIVETFGCHIGKYSERLKVTNKDGVLEQAPLLHLQSILISGRGVSISADAVEACCERGIPIHFVDPTGYVYASVMSNGLNGTALTRRAQLDAYTSPRGVHFACAVAEGKISNQATTLKYVAKNRSDTEPEVFDALRSAADEVQDHVATIEQLRRGELDDIRAALMGAEGSAARRYWQAVGVLFPESYGWQGRKTRGARDPINSLLNYGYGILYGQIAQAVVLAGLDPYAGFLHADRSGKPSLVLDLIEEFRQVAVDRLVFGLINRGFRVGQDEQGLLDVETRKRLAEKVLEHLEAEVRHQGRRFELRVVIQMQARELASFVRGERDQYTPFRISW
- a CDS encoding DevR family CRISPR-associated autoregulator, which gives rise to MSDSLYSISISARATLDMHSLNNEGGEGNQIQTRMVNIVDQGGRLQNVNAISGDMYKHIQSNHLIRRVLGVGLPICAGCREFNANRINADKDFLDRTADLSDADLLSELLRTCAVDDMAGILITEGKRSVPRKSMVEFGWVVGVPEVVTTDSYFHVKYANERSESKRQADRDSTESTGSNLGQAIFHRPASSGIYAAVCHIDLARIGFNDITQTYAIDFDQRARRAKALLESVLFTFLEPNGAMRTTQAPHLVNFEGVVSYSTAPVPAPTVSALKDEFRAQVASLAGVLNRVEDGSVGVAEFDDLTGFGNILTDLMRWMPYAHQYA
- the cas6 gene encoding CRISPR system precrRNA processing endoribonuclease RAMP protein Cas6, whose translation is MTITHLPLTMHQLVFEAEVQTPIEFGPQVGAQLRGALWEALRDVVFCDDKLAGTPEHSLYCPLCRLIMMESQTSPRGANPPRPFAIRPPLDFDDHLRLRLVTGETLRFGVNLYGDAEQLFPYVCQAIYKIGQIGVGYGRGQYVLRRALACNPLTGQQQDIFSDGRLRGLPGVPITHEQIAATVQTLPKDRITLKWLTPCELTEQQRPARIPYAHILLARLAERAQLLELHYTPEPREHSQWRSLHLHLQDVARSISITKDSTRWVHVMSGSRRAQGLKPISGVIGEVQYNGDLSELLYWLIWGSALHVGKNVVKGNGWYEIVTLEQ
- the cas4 gene encoding CRISPR-associated protein Cas4, with the protein product MISLEVAQPFTVTDLKQHIYCQRISYFHLCLPDVRPVTRKMSISIERHSDERRRAARRTMAMYGIDSGEVLFDVDVASSRLNLTGRLDQLVIAPHELIIVDYKIASRYGKHFEVQLAAYAILAEESYLVPAKRGFVYLTKVRKAVEIRISSQLRCKVESAVNEMTVIQQSERMPGPTEWRQRCLDCEFRRFCNDV
- the cas2 gene encoding CRISPR-associated endonuclease Cas2, whose translation is MAMNPTLVMYDIEDDKARTRIADACLDYGLDRVQFSAFIGQLSRNHQQELMMRIEKILDSGKGRVQLISVGQQEWKNRIVIGGDYD